The following proteins are encoded in a genomic region of Rubrobacter xylanophilus DSM 9941:
- the ptsP gene encoding phosphoenolpyruvate--protein phosphotransferase, protein MGIPLKLSGVAASEGVAVGPAYVYAPRGPRPAGNVPEGAVEEEISRFRRAVEAVRERLSETAARLREAGSGEEAAIFEAHAEIAGDPELAAEVERRVREGREGAGAAVLAVGEEYARSFAAMDDEYMAARADDVRDVAAQIATELVGGPSSGIEGLDRPSVILARNLLPSDTARLPREKVLGFVTAEGSRTSHVAIMARSLGIPAVVGVGEELEKAFGASVVALDGGEGYAVADPDPGTLELFERRRRRSDAEAALLKEYRHIEGRTRDGRRIEVSANLGSPEEAEEALSWGAEGVGLFRTEFLFMERDELPSEEEQYAAYRRVVEVFGERPVIVRTLDVGGDKDLPGIDRPAEENPFLGWRGIRMSLDLPDLFRTQLRAVLRAAAHGNLKVMFPMVTGVEEVRAAREHLEECRRELEEEGTPCGPLEAGVMIETPAAAILAGELAREVSFFSIGTNDLIQYTLAADRGNERLRRLYRADHPAVLELIRHTCEAAREAGIWVGACGEAAGDPGMIPYLVRLGVTELSMSPPSIPRAKKILSEL, encoded by the coding sequence GTGGGCATCCCTTTGAAGCTCTCGGGCGTGGCGGCCTCGGAGGGGGTGGCCGTGGGGCCCGCCTACGTGTACGCCCCCCGCGGCCCGCGGCCCGCGGGGAACGTTCCCGAGGGGGCGGTGGAGGAGGAGATCTCGCGCTTCCGGCGGGCCGTGGAGGCCGTTCGGGAGAGGCTCTCCGAGACCGCCGCCCGGCTGCGGGAGGCCGGGAGCGGGGAGGAGGCGGCCATCTTCGAGGCCCACGCCGAGATCGCCGGGGACCCGGAGCTCGCCGCCGAGGTGGAGCGGAGGGTGCGCGAGGGGAGGGAGGGCGCCGGGGCCGCGGTTCTCGCCGTGGGCGAGGAGTACGCCCGGTCGTTCGCCGCCATGGACGACGAGTACATGGCGGCGCGGGCCGACGACGTGCGCGATGTGGCGGCCCAGATCGCCACCGAGCTGGTCGGCGGCCCCTCCTCCGGGATAGAGGGCCTTGATCGCCCCTCTGTGATCCTGGCCCGCAACCTGCTCCCCTCCGACACGGCCCGGCTTCCCAGGGAGAAGGTTCTGGGGTTCGTCACCGCCGAGGGCTCGCGCACCTCCCACGTCGCGATAATGGCCCGCTCCTTAGGGATACCGGCGGTGGTGGGGGTGGGGGAGGAGCTGGAGAAGGCGTTCGGGGCCTCCGTGGTGGCGCTGGACGGGGGGGAGGGATACGCGGTGGCCGACCCGGACCCCGGGACGCTGGAGCTCTTCGAGCGGCGGCGGCGGAGGTCCGACGCGGAGGCCGCGCTGCTGAAGGAGTACCGCCACATCGAGGGGCGCACGCGGGACGGGCGCCGGATCGAGGTCTCCGCCAACCTGGGCTCGCCGGAGGAGGCGGAGGAGGCGCTCTCCTGGGGGGCCGAGGGCGTGGGGCTCTTCCGGACGGAGTTTTTGTTCATGGAGCGGGACGAGCTGCCCTCCGAGGAGGAGCAGTACGCCGCCTACCGGCGGGTCGTGGAGGTCTTCGGGGAGAGGCCGGTGATCGTGAGGACCCTGGACGTGGGCGGGGACAAGGATCTTCCGGGGATAGACCGGCCGGCCGAGGAGAACCCGTTTCTGGGGTGGCGGGGGATAAGGATGTCTCTGGACTTGCCGGACCTCTTCAGGACCCAGCTGCGGGCCGTTCTGCGCGCGGCGGCGCACGGCAACCTGAAGGTGATGTTCCCGATGGTGACCGGGGTGGAGGAGGTCCGGGCGGCGAGGGAGCACCTGGAGGAGTGCCGCCGGGAGCTCGAGGAGGAGGGAACGCCCTGCGGCCCGCTGGAGGCGGGGGTGATGATCGAGACGCCCGCCGCGGCCATCCTGGCCGGAGAGCTCGCCCGCGAGGTCTCCTTCTTCTCCATCGGGACGAACGACCTGATCCAGTACACCCTGGCCGCCGACAGGGGCAACGAGCGGCTGCGCCGCCTCTACCGGGCCGACCACCCCGCCGTCCTGGAGCTCATCCGCCACACCTGCGAGGCCGCCCGCGAGGCCGGCATCTGGGTCGGAGCCTGCGGCGAGGCCGCGGGAGACCCCGGCATGATCCCTTATCTCGTGCGCCTCGGCGTGACCGAACTCTCCATGAGCCCGCCCTCCATCCCGCGGGCGAAGAAGATCCTCTCGGAGCTCTGA
- a CDS encoding HPr family phosphocarrier protein, which produces MVEREATVVPEEGLHARPAARFVGTAKQFVSDIVVIKDGKEANAKSPLKLMTLGAKKGDRVVIRAEGEDAEEAVEALVEIVTSEEP; this is translated from the coding sequence ATGGTAGAACGCGAAGCCACGGTGGTGCCCGAGGAGGGGCTGCACGCCAGGCCTGCGGCCAGGTTCGTGGGGACGGCCAAGCAGTTCGTCTCGGACATCGTGGTCATAAAGGACGGCAAGGAGGCCAACGCCAAGAGCCCGCTGAAGCTCATGACCCTCGGGGCGAAGAAGGGCGACCGGGTGGTGATCCGGGCCGAGGGCGAGGACGCGGAGGAGGCCGTCGAGGCGCTGGTTGAGATCGTGACCTCGGAGGAGCCCTAG
- a CDS encoding 3-hydroxyacyl-CoA dehydrogenase, with protein sequence MRLENRTFLITGGASGLGAATARLFAQNGAGVVVADVNEAAGEETAAGIGERARFVRTDVTDEGSVRKAVDAALQSFGALHGLINCAGIGPARKVLGKKGIHPLEDFVRAVQVNLVGTFNAIRLAAAAMAGNEPTEGGERGVIVNTASVAAFEGQIGQAAYSASKGGVVSMTLPIARELAEHGIRVATIAPGIFQTPMLAALPEGVRESLGEQVPFPRRLGRPEEYAALARHIVENEMLNGEVIRLDGAIRMAPR encoded by the coding sequence TTGCGGCTGGAGAACAGGACGTTCCTCATCACCGGCGGGGCCTCCGGGCTCGGGGCTGCTACCGCGCGCCTGTTCGCCCAGAACGGCGCCGGCGTCGTGGTGGCCGACGTGAACGAGGCGGCGGGCGAGGAGACGGCCGCCGGGATAGGGGAGAGGGCGCGCTTTGTGCGCACCGACGTCACCGACGAAGGCAGCGTGCGGAAAGCGGTGGACGCTGCCCTGCAGAGCTTCGGTGCGCTGCACGGCCTCATAAACTGCGCCGGGATAGGACCGGCCAGGAAGGTGCTCGGCAAGAAGGGCATCCACCCGCTAGAGGACTTCGTGCGCGCCGTGCAGGTAAACCTGGTAGGCACCTTCAACGCCATCCGGCTTGCGGCGGCGGCCATGGCCGGGAACGAGCCGACGGAGGGCGGAGAGCGGGGGGTGATCGTCAACACCGCGAGCGTGGCGGCGTTTGAGGGCCAGATCGGGCAGGCAGCCTACTCTGCGTCCAAGGGAGGGGTGGTCTCCATGACGCTGCCCATAGCGCGCGAGCTGGCCGAGCACGGCATAAGGGTTGCAACGATAGCCCCGGGCATCTTCCAGACCCCGATGCTGGCTGCGCTGCCGGAGGGTGTGCGGGAGTCGTTGGGGGAGCAGGTACCGTTTCCGCGGCGGCTGGGCAGGCCGGAGGAGTACGCTGCGCTTGCGCGGCACATCGTCGAGAACGAGATGCTCAACGGCGAGGTCATAAGGCTCGACGGCGCCATCCGGATGGCGCCGCGCTAG